From one Plasmodium knowlesi strain H genome assembly, chromosome: 11 genomic stretch:
- a CDS encoding diphthine methyltransferase, putative — MIKRKYNFKYCCDDICVFPSSTWLSGTWEKFRPSFGLTAISTYQLKVSAGETHQGEQKKKGKVYLYRLEEDTADDGERSEMTPLLKYHSDINFRSGVLQSSYLFSQDSLLLGSVCVNGFHLAHVKDGSHHLLFATPDERNNSGLSFDAFDGSPEKVFVTFSNGDVSLLLDGKGTQLWKAHEYHVWTCTFNGSENVVTTGSDDCSFAIWDLRTTTRPSARNIKSHSQGVTVVKFDRFRQHLYTASYDNKIRIFDTRNVQDPLQAVDVKSSIWRLKFLYKGTDVNELLVAACDGGAQLFKKINDEFIFDKGIPNGNELTYGIDAIDFADVGKEKKKIYLSCSFYNKEVQIWV; from the exons atgattaaaaggaaatACAATTTCAAGTACTGTTGTGATGACATCTGCGTATTCCCTAGTAGCACATGGCTCAGCGGCACCT gggaaaaattcaGGCCCAGTTTCGGCTTAACGGCCATTTCGACCTACCAGCTAAAGGTGTCCGCGGGGGAGACTCACCAGGgagaacagaaaaagaaggggaaggtgTACCTGTACAGACTGGAAGAAGACACCGCCGACGATGGAGAAAGATCCGAAAT GACCCCCCTCTTGAAGTACCACAGTGATATAAACTTCCGTAGCGGCGTCCTCCAGTCGAGCTACCTGTTCAGCCAGGAC AGCCTCTTATTGGGTAGCGTCTGCGTTAACGGTTTTCACTTGGCCCACGTGAAGGACGGAAGTCACCACCTTCTTTTTGCAACGCCAGATGAAAGAAACAATTCGG GCCTTTCCTTTGATGCCTTTGATGGATCCCCTGA AAAAGTTTTCGTTACGTTTAGCAATGGGGATGTGTCTCTCCTCCTGGATGGAAAGGGCACTCAACTATG GAAGGCCCATGAGTACCACGTGTGGACGTGCACATTTAACGGAAGTGAAAACGTAGTGACAACAG GATCTGACGATTGCTCCTTTGCGATTTGGGACCTCAGAACGACAACAAGACCGTCAGCAAGGAATATAAA GTCCCACTCGCAAGGAGTCACGGTGGTCAAATTCGACAGGTTCCGTCAGCACCTATACACGGCAtc GTACGACAACAAGATTCGCATCTTCGACACTCGAAACGTGCAAGACCCCCTGCAAGCAGTCGACGTGAAGTCCAGCATATGGCGACTTAAGTTTTTGTACAA GGGCACGGACGTGAACGAACTACTAGTTGCGGCCTGCGACGGCGGGGCTCAGTTATTCAAGAAGATCAACGACG AATTCATTTTTGATAAGGGAATCCCTAATGGTAACGAACTGACCTACGGAATTGACGCCATTGACTTTGCCGAtgtgggaaaggaaaagaaaaaaatttatctgTCTTGCTCCTTTTACAATAAGGAAGTCCAAATATGGGTTTAG